The following coding sequences are from one Vulpes vulpes isolate BD-2025 chromosome 12, VulVul3, whole genome shotgun sequence window:
- the MINK1 gene encoding misshapen-like kinase 1 isoform X25, with protein MGDPAPARSLDDIDLSALRDPAGIFELVEVVGNGTYGQVYKGRHVKTGQLAAIKVMDVTEDEEEEIKQEINMLKKYSHHRNIATYYGAFIKKSPPGNDDQLWLVMEFCGAGSVTDLVKNTKGNALKEDCIAYICREILRGLAHLHAHKVIHRDIKGQNVLLTENAEVKLVDFGVSAQLDRTVGRRNTFIGTPYWMAPEVIACDENPDATYDYRSDIWSLGITAIEMAEGAPPLCDMHPMRALFLIPRNPPPRLKSKKWSKKFTDFIDTCLIKTYLSRPPTEQLLKFPFIRDQPTERQVRIQLKDHIDRSRKKRGEKEETEYEYSGSEEEDDSHGEEGEPSSIMNVPGESTLRREFLRLQQENKSNSEALKQQQQLQQQQQRDPEAHIKHLLHQRQRRIEEQKEERRRVEEQQRREREQRKLQEKEQQRLEDRQALRREEERRQAEREQEYKRKQLEEQRQSERLQRQLQQEHAYLKSLQQQQQQQQKQQQPGLPTDRKPLYHYGRGSSPADKPAWAREVEERTRMNKQQNSPLAKTKPSSTGPEPPLPQAAPGPPGPLSQTPPMQRPVEPQEGPHKSLQDQPTRNLAAFPASHEPDPAVPTPTTTPSARGAVIRQNSDPTSEGPGPGPNPPAWVRPDTEAPPKVPQRTSSIAAALNTSGAGGARPTQAVRASNPDLRRSDPSWERPEGALPAHGHLPQAGSLERNRVGASSKLDSSPVLSPGNKAKPDDHRSRPGRPADFVLLKERALDDAPRPPKKAMDYSSSSEEVESSEDEDESNGEPSEGSRDPPGARDGDTDSVSTMVVHDVEEIAGTQTPYGGGTMTPEEERSLLHADSNGYTNLPDVVQPSHSPTESGKGQSPPSKDGGSDYQSRGLVKAPGKSSFTMFVDLGIYQPGGSGDTIPITALVGGEGGRLDQLQYDVRKGSVVNVNPTNTRAHSETPEIRKYKKRFNSEILCAALWGVNLLVGTENGLMLLDRSGQGKVYGLIGRRRFQQMDVLEGLNLLITISGKRNKLRVYYLSWLRNKILHNDPDVEKKQGWTTVGDMEGCGHYRVVKYERIKFLVIALKSSVEVYAWAPKPYHKFMAFKSFADLPHRPLLVDLTVEEGQRLKVIYGSSAGFHAVDVDSGNSYDIYIPVHIQSQITPHAIIFLPNTDGMEMLLCYEDEGVYVNTYGRIIKDVVLQWGEMPTSVAYICSNQIMGWGEKAIEIRSVETGHLDGVFMHKRAQRLKFLCERNDKVFFASVRSGGSSQVYFMTLNRNCIMNW; from the exons CTGGTGATGGAGTTCTGTGGGGCTGGCTCCGTGACAGACCTAGTGAAGAACACAAAGGGGAATGCCCTGAAGGAGGACTGTATCGCCTACATTTGCAGGGAGATTCTCCGG ggtCTGGCCCATCTCCATGCCCACAAGGTGATCCATCGAGACATCAAAGGGCAGAACGTGCTGTTGACAGAGAACGCCGAGGTCAAGCTAG TGGACTTTGGGGTGAGTGCTCAGCTGGACCGCACCGTGGGCAGGCGGAACACTTTCATTGGGACCCCCTACTGGATGGCCCCAGAGGTCATCGCCTGTGATGAGAACCCGGATGCCACCTACGACTACAGG AGTGACATTTGGTCTCTAGGAATCACAGCCATCGAGATGGCAGAGGGGGCCCCCC CTCTGTGTGACATGCACCCCATGCGAGCCCTCTTCCTCATCCCACGGAACCCACCCCCCAGACTCAAGTCCAAGAAATG GTCTAAGAAGTTCACTGACTTCATTGACACGTGTCTTATCAAGACCTACTTGAGCCGCCCACCCACAGAGCAGCTGCTCAAGTTCCCCTTCATCCGGGACCAGCCCACAGAGCGGCAGGTCCGCATCCAGCTCAAGGACCACATCGACCGCTCCCGCAAGAAGCGAGGCGAGAAAG AGGAGACGGAGTACGAGTACAGCGGCAGTGAGGAGGAGGATGACAGCCATGGAGAGGAGGGCGAGCCCAG CTCTATCATGAACGTGCCGGGGGAATCCACACTGCGCCGGGAGTTCCTGCGGCTGCAGCAGGAGAACAAGAGCAACTCTGAGGCTTTGAAGCAGCaacagcagctgcagcagcagcagcaacgaGACCCTGAGGCACACATCAAGCATCTCCTTCACCAGCGCCAGCGCCGCAttgaggagcagaaggaagagcGGCGGCGCGTGGAGGAG CAACAGCGGCGGGAGCGGGAGCAGCGGAAGCtgcaggagaaggagcagcagcGCCTGGAGGACCGGCAGGCCCTGCGGCGGGAGGAGGAGAGGCGGCAGGCCGAGCGGGAGCAG GAGTACAAGCGGAAGCAGCTGGAGGAGCAGCGGCAGTCCGAGCGGCTCCAGAGGCAGCTGCAGCAGGAGCACGCCTACCTCAAGtccctgcagcagcagcagcagcagcagcagaagcagcagcagccggGCTTGCCAACCGATAGGAAGCCGCTATACCACTACGGCCGGGGCAGCAGTCCCGCTGACAAGCCTGCCTGGGCACGAGAG GTTGAGGAGAGGACGAGGATGAACAAGCAGCAGAACTCCCCCTTGGCCAAGACCAAGCcaagcagcacagggcctgagcccccccttccccaggccGCCCCTGGGCCTCCGGGCCCCCTTTCCCAAACTCCGCCTATGCAGAGGCCGGTGGAGCCCCAGGAGGGACCGCACAAG TCCCTGCAGGACCAGCCCACCCGAAACCTGGCTGCCTTCCCAGCCTCCCATGAGCCTGACCCCGCCGTCCCCACGCCCACCACCACACCCAGCGCCCGAGGAGCCGTCATCCGCCAGAATTCAGATCCCACCTCCGAAGGGCCTGGCCCCGGCCCAAACCCCCCAGCCTGGGTCCGGCCGGATACTGAGGCCCCCCCTAAG gTGCCTCAGAGGACCTCCTCCATTGCTGCCGCGCTCAACACCAGTGGGGCCGGAGGGGCCCGGCCCACTCAGGCTGTCCGCGCCAG CAACCCCGACCTCAGGAGGAGCGACCCCAGCTGGGAGCGGCCGGAAGGTGCCCTCCCCGCTCACGGGCACCTGCCCCAGGCTGGCTCGCTGGAGCGGAACCGTGTAGGAG CCTCCTCCAAACTGGATAGCTCCCCAGTGCTCTCCCCTGGGAACAAAGCCAAGCCTGATGACCACCGCTCACGGCCAGGCCGGCCCGCA gATTTCGTGCTGTTGAAGGAGCGAGCCCTGGACGATGCCCCAAGGCCACCCAAGAAGGCCATGGACTACTCATCCTCCAGTGAGGAGGTGGAGAGCAGTGAAGATGAGGACGAAAGCAACGGCGAGCCCTCAGAGGGGAGCAGAGACCCCCCTGGGGCCCg CGACGGGGACACGGACAGCGTCAGCACCATGGTGGTCCACGACGTGGAAGAGATAGCTGGGACCCAGACCCCCTATGGGGGTGGCACCATG ACTCCTGAAGAGGAGCGCAGCCTGCTGCACGCAGACAGCAATGGCTACACAAACCTGCCAGACGTCGTCCAGCCCAGCCACTCGCCCACCGAGAGCGGCAAAGGTCAAAGCCCCCCCTCGAAGGATGGAGGTAGTGAT tACCAGTCTCGTGGGCTGGTAAAGGCCCCTGGCAAGAGCTCATTCACGATGTTTGTGGACCTAGGGATCTACCAGCCTGGAGGCAGTGGGGATACCATCCCCATCACAG ccttggtggggggagagggcgGCCGGCTGGATCAGCTCCAGTACGACGTGCGTAAAGGCTCCGTGGTCAACGTGAACCCCACCAACACCCGTGCCCACAGCGAGACCCCCGAGATTCGCAAGTACAAGAAGCGGTTCAATTCAGAGATCCTCTGTGCAGCTCTTTGGG GTGTCAACCTGCTGGTGGGCACAGAGAATGGCCTGATGCTATTGGACCGGAGCGGGCAGGGCAAGGTGTACGGGCTCATCGGGCGGCGGCGCTTCCAGCAAATGGATGTCCTAGAAGGGCTCAACTTGCTCATCACCATCTCAG GGAAAAGGAATAAACTGCGGGTGTACTACCTGTCCTGGCTCCGGAACAAGATTCTGCACAATGACCCGGACGTGGAGAAGAAGCAGGGCTGGACCACTGTGGGCGACATGGAGGGCTGCGGGCACTACCGCGTGG TGAAGTACGAGCGCATTAAGTTCCTGGTCATTGCGCTGAAGAGCTCCGTGGAGGTGTACGCCTGGGCCCCCAAACCCTACCACAAGTTCATGGCCTTCAAG tcCTTTGCAGATCTCCCTCACCGCCCTCTGCTGGTTGACCTGACTGTGGAGGAGGGTCAGCGGCTCAAGGTCATCTATGGCTCCAGTGCCGGCTTCCATGCTGTGGACGTGGACTCGGGGAACAGCTATGACATCTACATCCCTGTGCAC ATCCAGAGCCAGATCACACCCCATGCCATCATCTTCCTCCCCAACACTGACGGCATGGAGATGCTGCTGTGCTACGAGGACGAAGGTGTCTATGTCAACACATATGGGCGGATCATTAAGGACGTGGTGCTGCAGTGGGGAGAGATGCCCACCTCTGTGG cctACATCTGCTCCAACCAGATCATGGGCTGGGGTGAGAAAGCCATTGAGATCCGCTCGGTGGAGACAGGCCACCTGGACGGTGTCTTCATGCACAAACGAGCCCAGAGGCTCAAGTTCCTGTGCGAGCGGAATGACAAG GTGTTTTTCGCCTCCGTCCGCTCTGGGGGCAGCAGCCAAGTTTACTTCATGACGCTGAACCGAAACTGCATCATGAACTGGTGA
- the MINK1 gene encoding misshapen-like kinase 1 isoform X9: MGDPAPARSLDDIDLSALRDPAGIFELVEVVGNGTYGQVYKGRHVKTGQLAAIKVMDVTEDEEEEIKQEINMLKKYSHHRNIATYYGAFIKKSPPGNDDQLWLVMEFCGAGSVTDLVKNTKGNALKEDCIAYICREILRGLAHLHAHKVIHRDIKGQNVLLTENAEVKLVDFGVSAQLDRTVGRRNTFIGTPYWMAPEVIACDENPDATYDYRSDIWSLGITAIEMAEGAPPLCDMHPMRALFLIPRNPPPRLKSKKWSKKFTDFIDTCLIKTYLSRPPTEQLLKFPFIRDQPTERQVRIQLKDHIDRSRKKRGEKEETEYEYSGSEEEDDSHGEEGEPSSIMNVPGESTLRREFLRLQQENKSNSEALKQQQQLQQQQQRDPEAHIKHLLHQRQRRIEEQKEERRRVEEQQRREREQRKLQEKEQQRLEDRQALRREEERRQAEREQEYIRHRLEEEQRQLEILQQQLLQEQALLLEYKRKQLEEQRQSERLQRQLQQEHAYLKSLQQQQQQQQKQQQPGLPTDRKPLYHYGRGSSPADKPAWAREVEERTRMNKQQNSPLAKTKPSSTGPEPPLPQAAPGPPGPLSQTPPMQRPVEPQEGPHKSLVAHRVPLKPYAAPVPRSQSLQDQPTRNLAAFPASHEPDPAVPTPTTTPSARGAVIRQNSDPTSEGPGPGPNPPAWVRPDTEAPPKVPQRTSSIAAALNTSGAGGARPTQAVRASNPDLRRSDPSWERPEGALPAHGHLPQAGSLERNRVGASSKLDSSPVLSPGNKAKPDDHRSRPGRPASYKRAIGEDFVLLKERALDDAPRPPKKAMDYSSSSEEVESSEDEDESNGEPSEGSRDPPGARDGDTDSVSTMVVHDVEEIAGTQTPYGGGTMVVQRTPEEERSLLHADSNGYTNLPDVVQPSHSPTESGKGQSPPSKDGGSDYQSRGLVKAPGKSSFTMFVDLGIYQPGGSGDTIPITALVGGEGGRLDQLQYDVRKGSVVNVNPTNTRAHSETPEIRKYKKRFNSEILCAALWGVNLLVGTENGLMLLDRSGQGKVYGLIGRRRFQQMDVLEGLNLLITISGKRNKLRVYYLSWLRNKILHNDPDVEKKQGWTTVGDMEGCGHYRVVKYERIKFLVIALKSSVEVYAWAPKPYHKFMAFKSFADLPHRPLLVDLTVEEGQRLKVIYGSSAGFHAVDVDSGNSYDIYIPVHIQSQITPHAIIFLPNTDGMEMLLCYEDEGVYVNTYGRIIKDVVLQWGEMPTSVAYICSNQIMGWGEKAIEIRSVETGHLDGVFMHKRAQRLKFLCERNDKVFFASVRSGGSSQVYFMTLNRNCIMNW, encoded by the exons CTGGTGATGGAGTTCTGTGGGGCTGGCTCCGTGACAGACCTAGTGAAGAACACAAAGGGGAATGCCCTGAAGGAGGACTGTATCGCCTACATTTGCAGGGAGATTCTCCGG ggtCTGGCCCATCTCCATGCCCACAAGGTGATCCATCGAGACATCAAAGGGCAGAACGTGCTGTTGACAGAGAACGCCGAGGTCAAGCTAG TGGACTTTGGGGTGAGTGCTCAGCTGGACCGCACCGTGGGCAGGCGGAACACTTTCATTGGGACCCCCTACTGGATGGCCCCAGAGGTCATCGCCTGTGATGAGAACCCGGATGCCACCTACGACTACAGG AGTGACATTTGGTCTCTAGGAATCACAGCCATCGAGATGGCAGAGGGGGCCCCCC CTCTGTGTGACATGCACCCCATGCGAGCCCTCTTCCTCATCCCACGGAACCCACCCCCCAGACTCAAGTCCAAGAAATG GTCTAAGAAGTTCACTGACTTCATTGACACGTGTCTTATCAAGACCTACTTGAGCCGCCCACCCACAGAGCAGCTGCTCAAGTTCCCCTTCATCCGGGACCAGCCCACAGAGCGGCAGGTCCGCATCCAGCTCAAGGACCACATCGACCGCTCCCGCAAGAAGCGAGGCGAGAAAG AGGAGACGGAGTACGAGTACAGCGGCAGTGAGGAGGAGGATGACAGCCATGGAGAGGAGGGCGAGCCCAG CTCTATCATGAACGTGCCGGGGGAATCCACACTGCGCCGGGAGTTCCTGCGGCTGCAGCAGGAGAACAAGAGCAACTCTGAGGCTTTGAAGCAGCaacagcagctgcagcagcagcagcaacgaGACCCTGAGGCACACATCAAGCATCTCCTTCACCAGCGCCAGCGCCGCAttgaggagcagaaggaagagcGGCGGCGCGTGGAGGAG CAACAGCGGCGGGAGCGGGAGCAGCGGAAGCtgcaggagaaggagcagcagcGCCTGGAGGACCGGCAGGCCCTGCGGCGGGAGGAGGAGAGGCGGCAGGCCGAGCGGGAGCAG gagtATATTCGTCACAGGCTAGAGGAGGAGCAGCGGCAGCTCGAGATCCTCCAGCAACAGCTgctccaggaacaggccctgcTGCTG GAGTACAAGCGGAAGCAGCTGGAGGAGCAGCGGCAGTCCGAGCGGCTCCAGAGGCAGCTGCAGCAGGAGCACGCCTACCTCAAGtccctgcagcagcagcagcagcagcagcagaagcagcagcagccggGCTTGCCAACCGATAGGAAGCCGCTATACCACTACGGCCGGGGCAGCAGTCCCGCTGACAAGCCTGCCTGGGCACGAGAG GTTGAGGAGAGGACGAGGATGAACAAGCAGCAGAACTCCCCCTTGGCCAAGACCAAGCcaagcagcacagggcctgagcccccccttccccaggccGCCCCTGGGCCTCCGGGCCCCCTTTCCCAAACTCCGCCTATGCAGAGGCCGGTGGAGCCCCAGGAGGGACCGCACAAG AGCCTGGTGGCACACCGGGTCCCACTGAAGCCATATGCAGCGCCTGTACCCCGATCCCAGTCCCTGCAGGACCAGCCCACCCGAAACCTGGCTGCCTTCCCAGCCTCCCATGAGCCTGACCCCGCCGTCCCCACGCCCACCACCACACCCAGCGCCCGAGGAGCCGTCATCCGCCAGAATTCAGATCCCACCTCCGAAGGGCCTGGCCCCGGCCCAAACCCCCCAGCCTGGGTCCGGCCGGATACTGAGGCCCCCCCTAAG gTGCCTCAGAGGACCTCCTCCATTGCTGCCGCGCTCAACACCAGTGGGGCCGGAGGGGCCCGGCCCACTCAGGCTGTCCGCGCCAG CAACCCCGACCTCAGGAGGAGCGACCCCAGCTGGGAGCGGCCGGAAGGTGCCCTCCCCGCTCACGGGCACCTGCCCCAGGCTGGCTCGCTGGAGCGGAACCGTGTAGGAG CCTCCTCCAAACTGGATAGCTCCCCAGTGCTCTCCCCTGGGAACAAAGCCAAGCCTGATGACCACCGCTCACGGCCAGGCCGGCCCGCA AGCTATAAGCGTGCCATCGGTGAG gATTTCGTGCTGTTGAAGGAGCGAGCCCTGGACGATGCCCCAAGGCCACCCAAGAAGGCCATGGACTACTCATCCTCCAGTGAGGAGGTGGAGAGCAGTGAAGATGAGGACGAAAGCAACGGCGAGCCCTCAGAGGGGAGCAGAGACCCCCCTGGGGCCCg CGACGGGGACACGGACAGCGTCAGCACCATGGTGGTCCACGACGTGGAAGAGATAGCTGGGACCCAGACCCCCTATGGGGGTGGCACCATGGTAGTCCAGCGC ACTCCTGAAGAGGAGCGCAGCCTGCTGCACGCAGACAGCAATGGCTACACAAACCTGCCAGACGTCGTCCAGCCCAGCCACTCGCCCACCGAGAGCGGCAAAGGTCAAAGCCCCCCCTCGAAGGATGGAGGTAGTGAT tACCAGTCTCGTGGGCTGGTAAAGGCCCCTGGCAAGAGCTCATTCACGATGTTTGTGGACCTAGGGATCTACCAGCCTGGAGGCAGTGGGGATACCATCCCCATCACAG ccttggtggggggagagggcgGCCGGCTGGATCAGCTCCAGTACGACGTGCGTAAAGGCTCCGTGGTCAACGTGAACCCCACCAACACCCGTGCCCACAGCGAGACCCCCGAGATTCGCAAGTACAAGAAGCGGTTCAATTCAGAGATCCTCTGTGCAGCTCTTTGGG GTGTCAACCTGCTGGTGGGCACAGAGAATGGCCTGATGCTATTGGACCGGAGCGGGCAGGGCAAGGTGTACGGGCTCATCGGGCGGCGGCGCTTCCAGCAAATGGATGTCCTAGAAGGGCTCAACTTGCTCATCACCATCTCAG GGAAAAGGAATAAACTGCGGGTGTACTACCTGTCCTGGCTCCGGAACAAGATTCTGCACAATGACCCGGACGTGGAGAAGAAGCAGGGCTGGACCACTGTGGGCGACATGGAGGGCTGCGGGCACTACCGCGTGG TGAAGTACGAGCGCATTAAGTTCCTGGTCATTGCGCTGAAGAGCTCCGTGGAGGTGTACGCCTGGGCCCCCAAACCCTACCACAAGTTCATGGCCTTCAAG tcCTTTGCAGATCTCCCTCACCGCCCTCTGCTGGTTGACCTGACTGTGGAGGAGGGTCAGCGGCTCAAGGTCATCTATGGCTCCAGTGCCGGCTTCCATGCTGTGGACGTGGACTCGGGGAACAGCTATGACATCTACATCCCTGTGCAC ATCCAGAGCCAGATCACACCCCATGCCATCATCTTCCTCCCCAACACTGACGGCATGGAGATGCTGCTGTGCTACGAGGACGAAGGTGTCTATGTCAACACATATGGGCGGATCATTAAGGACGTGGTGCTGCAGTGGGGAGAGATGCCCACCTCTGTGG cctACATCTGCTCCAACCAGATCATGGGCTGGGGTGAGAAAGCCATTGAGATCCGCTCGGTGGAGACAGGCCACCTGGACGGTGTCTTCATGCACAAACGAGCCCAGAGGCTCAAGTTCCTGTGCGAGCGGAATGACAAG GTGTTTTTCGCCTCCGTCCGCTCTGGGGGCAGCAGCCAAGTTTACTTCATGACGCTGAACCGAAACTGCATCATGAACTGGTGA
- the MINK1 gene encoding misshapen-like kinase 1 isoform X12, which translates to MGDPAPARSLDDIDLSALRDPAGIFELVEVVGNGTYGQVYKGRHVKTGQLAAIKVMDVTEDEEEEIKQEINMLKKYSHHRNIATYYGAFIKKSPPGNDDQLWLVMEFCGAGSVTDLVKNTKGNALKEDCIAYICREILRGLAHLHAHKVIHRDIKGQNVLLTENAEVKLVDFGVSAQLDRTVGRRNTFIGTPYWMAPEVIACDENPDATYDYRSDIWSLGITAIEMAEGAPPLCDMHPMRALFLIPRNPPPRLKSKKWSKKFTDFIDTCLIKTYLSRPPTEQLLKFPFIRDQPTERQVRIQLKDHIDRSRKKRGEKEETEYEYSGSEEEDDSHGEEGEPSSIMNVPGESTLRREFLRLQQENKSNSEALKQQQQLQQQQQRDPEAHIKHLLHQRQRRIEEQKEERRRVEEQQRREREQRKLQEKEQQRLEDRQALRREEERRQAEREQEYIRHRLEEEQRQLEILQQQLLQEQALLLEYKRKQLEEQRQSERLQRQLQQEHAYLKSLQQQQQQQQKQQQPGLPTDRKPLYHYGRGSSPADKPAWAREVEERTRMNKQQNSPLAKTKPSSTGPEPPLPQAAPGPPGPLSQTPPMQRPVEPQEGPHKSLVAHRVPLKPYAAPVPRSQSLQDQPTRNLAAFPASHEPDPAVPTPTTTPSARGAVIRQNSDPTSEGPGPGPNPPAWVRPDTEAPPKVPQRTSSIAAALNTSGAGGARPTQAVRASNPDLRRSDPSWERPEGALPAHGHLPQAGSLERNRVGASSKLDSSPVLSPGNKAKPDDHRSRPGRPADFVLLKERALDDAPRPPKKAMDYSSSSEEVESSEDEDESNGEPSEGSRDPPGARDGDTDSVSTMVVHDVEEIAGTQTPYGGGTMVVQRTPEEERSLLHADSNGYTNLPDVVQPSHSPTESGKGQSPPSKDGGSDYQSRGLVKAPGKSSFTMFVDLGIYQPGGSGDTIPITALVGGEGGRLDQLQYDVRKGSVVNVNPTNTRAHSETPEIRKYKKRFNSEILCAALWGVNLLVGTENGLMLLDRSGQGKVYGLIGRRRFQQMDVLEGLNLLITISGKRNKLRVYYLSWLRNKILHNDPDVEKKQGWTTVGDMEGCGHYRVVKYERIKFLVIALKSSVEVYAWAPKPYHKFMAFKSFADLPHRPLLVDLTVEEGQRLKVIYGSSAGFHAVDVDSGNSYDIYIPVHIQSQITPHAIIFLPNTDGMEMLLCYEDEGVYVNTYGRIIKDVVLQWGEMPTSVAYICSNQIMGWGEKAIEIRSVETGHLDGVFMHKRAQRLKFLCERNDKVFFASVRSGGSSQVYFMTLNRNCIMNW; encoded by the exons CTGGTGATGGAGTTCTGTGGGGCTGGCTCCGTGACAGACCTAGTGAAGAACACAAAGGGGAATGCCCTGAAGGAGGACTGTATCGCCTACATTTGCAGGGAGATTCTCCGG ggtCTGGCCCATCTCCATGCCCACAAGGTGATCCATCGAGACATCAAAGGGCAGAACGTGCTGTTGACAGAGAACGCCGAGGTCAAGCTAG TGGACTTTGGGGTGAGTGCTCAGCTGGACCGCACCGTGGGCAGGCGGAACACTTTCATTGGGACCCCCTACTGGATGGCCCCAGAGGTCATCGCCTGTGATGAGAACCCGGATGCCACCTACGACTACAGG AGTGACATTTGGTCTCTAGGAATCACAGCCATCGAGATGGCAGAGGGGGCCCCCC CTCTGTGTGACATGCACCCCATGCGAGCCCTCTTCCTCATCCCACGGAACCCACCCCCCAGACTCAAGTCCAAGAAATG GTCTAAGAAGTTCACTGACTTCATTGACACGTGTCTTATCAAGACCTACTTGAGCCGCCCACCCACAGAGCAGCTGCTCAAGTTCCCCTTCATCCGGGACCAGCCCACAGAGCGGCAGGTCCGCATCCAGCTCAAGGACCACATCGACCGCTCCCGCAAGAAGCGAGGCGAGAAAG AGGAGACGGAGTACGAGTACAGCGGCAGTGAGGAGGAGGATGACAGCCATGGAGAGGAGGGCGAGCCCAG CTCTATCATGAACGTGCCGGGGGAATCCACACTGCGCCGGGAGTTCCTGCGGCTGCAGCAGGAGAACAAGAGCAACTCTGAGGCTTTGAAGCAGCaacagcagctgcagcagcagcagcaacgaGACCCTGAGGCACACATCAAGCATCTCCTTCACCAGCGCCAGCGCCGCAttgaggagcagaaggaagagcGGCGGCGCGTGGAGGAG CAACAGCGGCGGGAGCGGGAGCAGCGGAAGCtgcaggagaaggagcagcagcGCCTGGAGGACCGGCAGGCCCTGCGGCGGGAGGAGGAGAGGCGGCAGGCCGAGCGGGAGCAG gagtATATTCGTCACAGGCTAGAGGAGGAGCAGCGGCAGCTCGAGATCCTCCAGCAACAGCTgctccaggaacaggccctgcTGCTG GAGTACAAGCGGAAGCAGCTGGAGGAGCAGCGGCAGTCCGAGCGGCTCCAGAGGCAGCTGCAGCAGGAGCACGCCTACCTCAAGtccctgcagcagcagcagcagcagcagcagaagcagcagcagccggGCTTGCCAACCGATAGGAAGCCGCTATACCACTACGGCCGGGGCAGCAGTCCCGCTGACAAGCCTGCCTGGGCACGAGAG GTTGAGGAGAGGACGAGGATGAACAAGCAGCAGAACTCCCCCTTGGCCAAGACCAAGCcaagcagcacagggcctgagcccccccttccccaggccGCCCCTGGGCCTCCGGGCCCCCTTTCCCAAACTCCGCCTATGCAGAGGCCGGTGGAGCCCCAGGAGGGACCGCACAAG AGCCTGGTGGCACACCGGGTCCCACTGAAGCCATATGCAGCGCCTGTACCCCGATCCCAGTCCCTGCAGGACCAGCCCACCCGAAACCTGGCTGCCTTCCCAGCCTCCCATGAGCCTGACCCCGCCGTCCCCACGCCCACCACCACACCCAGCGCCCGAGGAGCCGTCATCCGCCAGAATTCAGATCCCACCTCCGAAGGGCCTGGCCCCGGCCCAAACCCCCCAGCCTGGGTCCGGCCGGATACTGAGGCCCCCCCTAAG gTGCCTCAGAGGACCTCCTCCATTGCTGCCGCGCTCAACACCAGTGGGGCCGGAGGGGCCCGGCCCACTCAGGCTGTCCGCGCCAG CAACCCCGACCTCAGGAGGAGCGACCCCAGCTGGGAGCGGCCGGAAGGTGCCCTCCCCGCTCACGGGCACCTGCCCCAGGCTGGCTCGCTGGAGCGGAACCGTGTAGGAG CCTCCTCCAAACTGGATAGCTCCCCAGTGCTCTCCCCTGGGAACAAAGCCAAGCCTGATGACCACCGCTCACGGCCAGGCCGGCCCGCA gATTTCGTGCTGTTGAAGGAGCGAGCCCTGGACGATGCCCCAAGGCCACCCAAGAAGGCCATGGACTACTCATCCTCCAGTGAGGAGGTGGAGAGCAGTGAAGATGAGGACGAAAGCAACGGCGAGCCCTCAGAGGGGAGCAGAGACCCCCCTGGGGCCCg CGACGGGGACACGGACAGCGTCAGCACCATGGTGGTCCACGACGTGGAAGAGATAGCTGGGACCCAGACCCCCTATGGGGGTGGCACCATGGTAGTCCAGCGC ACTCCTGAAGAGGAGCGCAGCCTGCTGCACGCAGACAGCAATGGCTACACAAACCTGCCAGACGTCGTCCAGCCCAGCCACTCGCCCACCGAGAGCGGCAAAGGTCAAAGCCCCCCCTCGAAGGATGGAGGTAGTGAT tACCAGTCTCGTGGGCTGGTAAAGGCCCCTGGCAAGAGCTCATTCACGATGTTTGTGGACCTAGGGATCTACCAGCCTGGAGGCAGTGGGGATACCATCCCCATCACAG ccttggtggggggagagggcgGCCGGCTGGATCAGCTCCAGTACGACGTGCGTAAAGGCTCCGTGGTCAACGTGAACCCCACCAACACCCGTGCCCACAGCGAGACCCCCGAGATTCGCAAGTACAAGAAGCGGTTCAATTCAGAGATCCTCTGTGCAGCTCTTTGGG GTGTCAACCTGCTGGTGGGCACAGAGAATGGCCTGATGCTATTGGACCGGAGCGGGCAGGGCAAGGTGTACGGGCTCATCGGGCGGCGGCGCTTCCAGCAAATGGATGTCCTAGAAGGGCTCAACTTGCTCATCACCATCTCAG GGAAAAGGAATAAACTGCGGGTGTACTACCTGTCCTGGCTCCGGAACAAGATTCTGCACAATGACCCGGACGTGGAGAAGAAGCAGGGCTGGACCACTGTGGGCGACATGGAGGGCTGCGGGCACTACCGCGTGG TGAAGTACGAGCGCATTAAGTTCCTGGTCATTGCGCTGAAGAGCTCCGTGGAGGTGTACGCCTGGGCCCCCAAACCCTACCACAAGTTCATGGCCTTCAAG tcCTTTGCAGATCTCCCTCACCGCCCTCTGCTGGTTGACCTGACTGTGGAGGAGGGTCAGCGGCTCAAGGTCATCTATGGCTCCAGTGCCGGCTTCCATGCTGTGGACGTGGACTCGGGGAACAGCTATGACATCTACATCCCTGTGCAC ATCCAGAGCCAGATCACACCCCATGCCATCATCTTCCTCCCCAACACTGACGGCATGGAGATGCTGCTGTGCTACGAGGACGAAGGTGTCTATGTCAACACATATGGGCGGATCATTAAGGACGTGGTGCTGCAGTGGGGAGAGATGCCCACCTCTGTGG cctACATCTGCTCCAACCAGATCATGGGCTGGGGTGAGAAAGCCATTGAGATCCGCTCGGTGGAGACAGGCCACCTGGACGGTGTCTTCATGCACAAACGAGCCCAGAGGCTCAAGTTCCTGTGCGAGCGGAATGACAAG GTGTTTTTCGCCTCCGTCCGCTCTGGGGGCAGCAGCCAAGTTTACTTCATGACGCTGAACCGAAACTGCATCATGAACTGGTGA